TAATCCAGATGCACGTCCCGAATACGTTGTGGATTTTCCATTAATACTTTGGCGGACCAGAGATTATCGGCAAGGTTGCATCCGCGCGCTTCAAGCTCGGTGGCCAGTGCGCCATCAAGCACGACAAAGGGATGACGTTCAAGCAGCGCGGCAAGGGAGTTAATCTGCGGCATAGTCCGCCTCCTTCAATTTTGTTTTGTGGGTAAGAAAATAAACACCATAGCAAAGGGCGACAAACGGCAGACCGCAATAGAGCGCAATGCGCTGCTCCGGATCGAACGCCAGACCAATGCAGGCCATCAGACACAGCACGAATCCAAGTACGGGAACCAGCGGATACCAGGGGGCGCGGTATTGCAACGCCGCAGACGGCTTGCCCGACTGTAAGTGGCGGCGGCGAAAGACAAAGTGGGCCGCGCAGATGCTGAGCCATACGGCCACAACGGCAAAACCAGAAATGGCGCTCAGCGCAACGAACACCGTATCAGGGGCAATCACGCTGGATAATAGCGCCATCAGGCCGCCGAGCATCGAGACAGAAAGGGCTATCAACGGCACGCCACGCTTATTGACGCGGGCAAAACAGCCCGGCAACGTTTTTTCGTTTGCCAGCGACCAGAGCATGCGGCCCGCAGCATAAAGCCCGGAATTCGCCGCTGAAAGAATCGCGGTCAGGATGACGAAGTTAAAAATATCCGCGGCATATGGAATGCCTATTTTTTCAAAGACCAGTACAAACGGGCTCTTCTCAACCCCTGCCACATTCGCCGGAATCAGCGCAGCAAGGACAAAAACGGTACCGATAAAAAACAGGATTAACCGGGCAATCGTGGCGCGGATCGCGACCGGAATAGCGTGGTGCGGGTTTTCCGTTTCGCCCGCCGCGATACCGATAAGCTCCGTACCGGAAAAAGCAAAATTGACCGCCACCATGGTCATCAGAATCGGCAAACCGCCGTGCGGGAACCAGCCCTCGCTGGTGAGGTTAGCAAGCCCCGGCGAAGGTGAACCATCCTTCAGCGGGATAAACCCGAAAATCACCCCGCAACCGAGGATGATAAAGACGAGGATGGTCGCGACTTTAATGAGCGAGAACCAGAACTCCCCTTCGGCAAAGAAGCGCGTCGAAATCGCGTTAAGACAAAAAATCACCCCACAAAACAGGGCGCTCCATATCCAGACCGGAACATGCGGGAACCAGTACTGCATGCAGAACCCGGCGGCGGTAAAGCTTGATCCCAGAGCAACGGTCCAGGTAAGCCAGTACAGCCACGCCACGGCATACCCTGTCGCC
The Kosakonia oryzae genome window above contains:
- the mmuP gene encoding S-methylmethionine permease encodes the protein MHEQQENGELKRTMKTRHLIMLSLGGVIGTGLFFNTGYIISTTGAAGTLLAYLIGALVVWLVMQCLGELSVAMPVTGAFHIYAARYIGPATGYAVAWLYWLTWTVALGSSFTAAGFCMQYWFPHVPVWIWSALFCGVIFCLNAISTRFFAEGEFWFSLIKVATILVFIILGCGVIFGFIPLKDGSPSPGLANLTSEGWFPHGGLPILMTMVAVNFAFSGTELIGIAAGETENPHHAIPVAIRATIARLILFFIGTVFVLAALIPANVAGVEKSPFVLVFEKIGIPYAADIFNFVILTAILSAANSGLYAAGRMLWSLANEKTLPGCFARVNKRGVPLIALSVSMLGGLMALLSSVIAPDTVFVALSAISGFAVVAVWLSICAAHFVFRRRHLQSGKPSAALQYRAPWYPLVPVLGFVLCLMACIGLAFDPEQRIALYCGLPFVALCYGVYFLTHKTKLKEADYAAD